In Melopsittacus undulatus isolate bMelUnd1 chromosome 6, bMelUnd1.mat.Z, whole genome shotgun sequence, the following proteins share a genomic window:
- the CD99L2 gene encoding CD99 antigen-like protein 2 produces the protein MAGSSRLLGLLLASAALLGAGHADFGDGFDLEDALYDHTTKRPTPMGPRKPAGDPGGFDLADYFDTIPETTTKPAKPTPKPFPRPGKPDNSVWDVIRTTTKQPKTTRSPPKHNPAKNPNDFDLADALDDKNDRKDTGRPDIRPGEGFSDDDLASVVDGGYSPDKKKGSRGKTDDDNNGSTMTDTGTIAGIASGLAMALVGAVTSYISYQQKKFCFSIQQGLNSEYVKGENMEAVVSEEPQVKYSVLEKQSAEPPRQDSAKM, from the exons GTCATGCGGACTTTGGAGATGGCTTTGACCTAGAAGATGCCCTGTATGACCACACCACCAAGCGAC CGACTCCCATGGGCCCCAGGAAGCCGGCAGGTGATCCAG GAGGCTTTGATTTGGCTGATTACTTTGACACCATTCCGGAGACTACCACCAAACCAGCCAAGCCGACTCCAAAGCCCTTCCCCAGGCCAGGAAAGCCAG ACAACAGCGTTTGGGATGTCATCCGCACCACAACCAAGCAGCCAAAAACTACTAGGTCCCCCCCCAAACATAACCCAG CAAAGAATCCTAATGATTTTGACTTGGCTGATGCCCTTGATGATAAGAACGATCGGAAGGATACTGGGAGGCCGGACATAAGGCCAGGTGAAG GGTTTTCAGACGATGACCTGGCCAGTGTTGTGGATGGTGGCTACAGCCCGGACAAGAAGAAAG GTAGCAGAGGCAAAACTGACGACGACAACAATGGAA GCACAATGACGGATACAGGGACAATTGCTGGCATTGCCAGTGGCCTGGCCATGGCACTTGTTGGGGCTGTCACCAGCTACATCTCCTACCAGCAGAAGAAGTTCTGCTTCAGCATCCAAC AGGGACTTAACTCGGAGTATGTGAAAGGTGAAAACATGGAAGCTGTCGTAAGTGAGGAACCCCAAG tcAAGTATTCAGTCCTGGAAAAGCAGTCAGCAGAACCACCGAGACAAGACAGTGCGAAGATGTGA